From the Alphaproteobacteria bacterium CG11_big_fil_rev_8_21_14_0_20_39_49 genome, the window ACCGCTTCTTATTATACCGGCATGGATAAACAAATATTACATACTTGACCTGTCGCCTGAAACTTCCTTTGTAAAGTGGATAGTGGATCAGGGTTATACGGTATTTATGATATCATGGGTCAATCCAACAAAGAAACTAGCACATAAGAAATTTGAAGATTATATGCTGGAAGGACCCTTAGCCGCAATTGACTCTATTGAGAAAGCTACTGGTGAAAAACAGGTAAATGTCATGGCATATTGCCTAGGGGGTACTTTGCTTGCCTGCACGCTGGCATATTTAAAATCGAAAAAACAAACACCGATAAAATCCGCTACATTCCTTACAACAATGGTTGATTTTGGTGATGTCGGTGATATGTCGGTATTTATTGATGAACAGCAAATAGACGCAATTGAGGAGCAAATGCGTCAGAACGGTTTTCTGGACGGCTCCGAGATATCGGCAATGTTCAGCTCTATACGTGCCAACGATCTTATATGGTCGTTCGTTGTAAATAACTATCTGCTTGGGCGTGACCCGATGCCGTTTGACATATTATACTGGAATGCGGATTCAACAAGGATGCCTGCCGATACTCATAGTTTCTACTTAAGGAATATGTATTTAAAAAATAAGTTAAAGAAACCTAACGCTCTAAAACTTGACGGCGTTCCGATAGATGTCACTAAGATAGATACGCCGACTTACCTTCTTGCGACTCAGGAAGACCATATAGCCCCTTGGAAAACATGCTATGAATCGGTAAATCTGTTTTCAGGCGAAAATAATTTCGTACTGGCAGGTTCCGGTCATGTGGCAGGTGTTGTTAATCATCCCGATAAAAACAAATACGGCTACTATGTTAATGCAAAAAACGACAAAGACCCGCAAAAGTGGTTAGACGGTGCAAAACAACATAGCGGTTCATGGTGGACAAACTGGGATAAGTGGAACAGCTCTTATTCAGGTCAGAAGATTGACGCTGTAAAACCGGGTTCGGGGAAACTAAAAACTATTGAAGATGCTCCCGGTTCATATATAAAGATTAATAGTATATAAGATAGGAACAAAAATGACACCACTGGAAGCATACGCATTATTGTTAGTTGATAGTTTTACGGTAATGCTGTTAATACCTCTGAAATATATATTTATTTTTGATGTAATGAAAATATTTAAAACATATGATCCGCTTGCAATGTGTGCGGTAGCTGCGTTCGGTGTAAGTATGGCAGCTCAGGCAAACTGGTTTTTAGGGAAGATGATAAAGCTGGCATTTAAATTTGAAGCTGAATCCGGCAAGGCGTTAAAGTTAGTAAAGTTCCTGAAAGACAAAGAGATAATATTATTATTCCTTTCGGTAATACCTTTTGCAGGTTCTATCATTACCACGGCTTATGGAGCAATAGAAGGGCGTATAGGTAGGGTTATACCGATAGTTTTTATATCTCATTTTATCTATTTTTACATGTACTATAATTTCATATAATAAGGCTTCCCCGATAAAATACATAAGCTAGTTAACATAAACCTTGACGAATAACTTATATTCATTTAGTTTCCGCCATTCCTACAATTAATCATGGCGGACGTAGCTCAGTTGGTTAGAGCACCAGTTTGTGGTACTGGGGGTCGCCGGTTCGAGACCGGTCGTCCGCCCCATTTTTTTAATTATACAATTCTATATAAACCAAAAATAGCTAGAGCCGAAAACTTTTTACAATGGGGTTACGGCTGGACACCATCTTTTAGTACGCTATAATTAAAATTGTTGCAATTAGTAGTAATAGTATGTTACGGCTGGACACCATCTTTTAGTACGCTATAATATACAAGCATGATATATAATATATAATATGGTTACGGCTGGACACCATCTTTTAGTACGCTATAATTCTTTTCGTTGCTGTATATAATGTTTAATAGTTACGGCTGGACACCATCTTTTAGTACGCTATAATTCAATTTGATTTGATAACCTTACCACTTTCGTTACGGCTGGACACCATCTTTTAGTACGCTATAATTCAACAATTTTGCAGCGGTTGACGTTGTAGGTTACGGCTGGACACCATCTTTTAGTACGCTATAATTAAATGCTCTTGCCGATTGGTCGCTTTGCGGTTACGGCTGGACACCATCTTTTNNNNNNNNNNNNNNNNNNNNNNNNNNNNNNNNNNNNNNNNNNNGTACGCTATAATCCAGCCAACTTTAGCCCTGTACGCTTCAAGGTTACGGCTGGACACCATCTTTTAGTACGCTATAATACTAACGTGCCGGTTGATGGAACTGTCACGGTTACGGCTGGACACCATCTTTTAGTAC encodes:
- a CDS encoding class I poly(R)-hydroxyalkanoic acid synthase; this translates as MAKNKDEYNFENYIDNFAKVVELYGVSLQKAIENSEGNNNSPTAFQTMPKVWQELMAKLMEDPDKLYEKQLDLCADYMKIWGNAWNRYIGHDEQPLYPADPKDKRFKDETWNRDLTFDFIKQSYILTNKWLHDIVSDIKGVDKKTLEKFDFYTRQFADAMCPSNFAFTNPLVIRETIETKGENLKKGLENLINDLEKSKNFLNISTAKKDAFKIGENIACTKGKVVYKNDLIELIQYEPTCKKVYKTPLLIIPAWINKYYILDLSPETSFVKWIVDQGYTVFMISWVNPTKKLAHKKFEDYMLEGPLAAIDSIEKATGEKQVNVMAYCLGGTLLACTLAYLKSKKQTPIKSATFLTTMVDFGDVGDMSVFIDEQQIDAIEEQMRQNGFLDGSEISAMFSSIRANDLIWSFVVNNYLLGRDPMPFDILYWNADSTRMPADTHSFYLRNMYLKNKLKKPNALKLDGVPIDVTKIDTPTYLLATQEDHIAPWKTCYESVNLFSGENNFVLAGSGHVAGVVNHPDKNKYGYYVNAKNDKDPQKWLDGAKQHSGSWWTNWDKWNSSYSGQKIDAVKPGSGKLKTIEDAPGSYIKINSI